A genomic window from Eleginops maclovinus isolate JMC-PN-2008 ecotype Puerto Natales chromosome 9, JC_Emac_rtc_rv5, whole genome shotgun sequence includes:
- the LOC134869269 gene encoding general transcription factor II-I repeat domain-containing protein 2A-like, whose amino-acid sequence MAEKRKRTYYFHGEWEQEFFFTTVKDACVCLICRATVAIPKRHNVERHFKTCHASYHANYPPGSALRVEKVSELKAGLCKQQSFFTRPAKKSQKATEASFRATEHLIKKKKAFTDGDLFKETMMIVLNTVLKDEKYGKEVLSSVADVQMGASTMVRRVTAMSDNLTDQLDQDLRECRWFSIQCDESIDSSSTAQLMMFVRMVFQDFSTKEELLTLLPLKTSTRGVDIYNAVKEFFNNRNIPLEKLVSITTDGAPAMTGRHAGFIALCKSDPAFPKFVQYHCIIHQQALCAKVIGFEHVMTPVVRIINSIRSKAKQHRSFKVMLAELSAEYGDLLLHTDIRWLSRGRILLRFLSLLREIKDFMKSRDEDTSLLEDVAWLLDLAFLTDITGKLNNLNCALQGKGKTVADMISALNAFKAQMSIFSAHLQRKKVLHFPSLQMVLNDNTSASEIFGNAAEKYTQVINRVGQEFENRFCDIDKLEPCVSFVSNPFINVDTTSIAEQLSAMFSLDAGQVEIEIVTLQNDIRLKAHQAAANFWGLVDTEKYSGLCTAAMKVASLFGSTYLCESAFSDMNFIKNEHRTRLTDAHLQDSLRLAVSNYSPDYEALVASMQCQASH is encoded by the exons atggcagaaaaaagaaagagaacgtATTATTTTCACGGTGAATGGgagcaagagtttttttttaccactgtaaAAGATGCCTGCGTGTGTCTCATTTGCCGGGCGACTGTGGCGATACCAAAGCGGCACAATGTTGAGAGGCATTTCAAGACCTGTCACGCAAGCTACCATGCTAACTACCCACCGGGCAGCGCACTACGAGTGGAAAAAGTAAGTGAGCTAAAGGCAGGATTGTGCAAGCAACAGTCTTTTTTCACAAGACCAGCTAAAAAATCTCAGAAAGCTACCGAAGCCTCgttcagagcaacagaacacctgataaagaagaagaaggcatttACAGATGGAGACCTTTTCAAGGAAACGATGATGATAGTTCTGAACACTGTGCTTAAAGACGAGAAATATGGGAAGGAAGTGCTCTCTTCTGTAGCTGATGTTCAAATGGGGGCAAGCACAATGGTCAGGAGAGTGACAGCAATGTCCGACAACTTGACTGATCAGCTGGACCAGGATCTCAGGGAGTGCAGGTGGTTCAGCATCCAATGTGATGAGTCCatcgacagcagcagcacggcgcAGCTGATGATGTTTGTTCGGATGGTGTTTCAAGATTTCTCTACAAAAGAGGAACTTCTCACACTACTCCCCCTAAAAACCAGCACAAGGGGGGTTGATATCTACAACGCGGTGAAGGAgtttttcaacaacagaaacataccaCTGGAAAAGCTGGTGTCGATTACCACCGATGGGGCTCCTGCGATGACCGGACGGCATGCAGGGTTCATCGCGCTCTGTAAAAGCGACCCAGCGTTCCCGAAATTCGTACAGTACCACTgcatcattcaccagcaggccttATGTGCAAAG gtgatcGGCTTCGAGCACGTAATGACTCCTGTTGTGAGGATCATAAACAGCATCCGTTCCAAAGCTAAACAACACCGAAGTTTCAAGGTGATGTTGGCGGAGCTGTCGGCTGAATATGGGGACCTGCTTCTCCACACGGACATCCGATGGCTCAGCAGAGGACGGATTCTGCTCCGGTTTTTGTCGCTGTTGAGGGAGATCAAAGATTTTATGAAATCTAGAGACGAAGACACATCGCTGCTGGAGGACGTTGCGTGGCTACTAGACCTGGCATTTCTGACGGACATTACTGGAAAACTGAACAATCTGAACTGTGCGCTGCAAGGCAAAGGTAAGACTGTTGCCGACATGATCAGTGCTTTAAATGCGTTTAAAGCACAGATGAGCATTTTCTCTGcgcatttacagagaaaaaaggtgctgcacttCCCCTCTTTGCAGATGGTGCTGAACGACAATACCTCTGCGTCTGAGATTTTTGGCAACGCTGCCGAAAAATACACTCAAGTCATAAACAGGGTTGGGCAAGAGTTTGAGAATAGGTTTTGTGACATTGATAAACTTGAGCCATGTGTGTCGTTCGTTTCGAATCCATTTATAAACGTGGACACAACGTCCATTGCTGAGCAACTAAGTGCAATGTTCAGCTTGGATGCTGGGCAGGtggaaatagaaatagtgaCACTGCAGAATGACATTCGCCTCAAAGCCCACCAGGCTGCAGCAAACTTTTGGGGCCTTGTTGATACTGAAAAGTACAGTGGTCTGTGCACAGCAGCAATGAAGGTTGCCAGTCTGTTTGGGTCTACCTATCTTTGTGAATCagccttttctgacatgaatttcATAAAAAACGAACACAGAACACGGCTCACTGATGCACATCTGCAAGACTCACTCAGACTTGCAGTGTCAAATTACAGCCCAGATTACGAGGCCCTGGTTGCCAGCATGCAATGCCAGGCTTCCCATTAA